One window of Candidatus Nitrospira kreftii genomic DNA carries:
- a CDS encoding XRE family transcriptional regulator, whose product MKFSTERDVISPQFSNHLKVLRTQRGFSQGELAGRAGITRQAVSSIESNLYLPTTAVALRLASVLACRVEDLFSLVPSEEIIQGTLIGHLSPQEKTRTHPIRVKVTTIGKRTVVRPVSELGDQFSFAVPADGYLTDGAGKLPGATVRVKLSREREAIHQEISVAGCDPAIFLLGEHMRRQKDQTSVVGWTMGSMTALEALQRGEVHVAGMHLFDPKSGESNMPFLRRSLKGSGYEVVTFATWEEGLLVRPGNPLSIRTAADLAEPTVRLVNREAGSGARLLLDQRLQAAGIAAKHVQGYDHIALTHFDVARVIATGQADVGIGICSAAQHFDLDFVPLQTARYDMVVPKAYLKSHSTLTRLFETLASRPFRNEIEALGGYDTSETGKVRALRAA is encoded by the coding sequence ATGAAATTTTCTACAGAGCGTGATGTCATTTCTCCGCAGTTTTCGAATCACCTCAAAGTTTTGCGTACGCAAAGGGGATTTTCGCAGGGAGAACTCGCCGGTCGTGCAGGCATTACCCGACAGGCTGTCTCGTCTATTGAGTCGAATTTGTACTTGCCGACGACCGCCGTTGCTCTTCGGCTGGCTTCAGTGCTGGCCTGCCGCGTGGAAGATCTGTTCAGTCTTGTTCCGTCAGAAGAGATTATTCAAGGCACGCTGATCGGCCATCTCTCCCCTCAAGAAAAGACACGGACTCATCCGATCCGCGTCAAGGTCACAACCATCGGCAAACGAACCGTGGTGCGGCCTGTCAGCGAGTTGGGCGACCAATTCTCCTTTGCCGTCCCTGCCGACGGGTATCTCACTGACGGCGCCGGCAAGTTGCCTGGCGCCACTGTCCGCGTGAAGCTCTCACGCGAACGTGAGGCAATCCACCAGGAAATCTCCGTGGCCGGCTGTGATCCCGCTATTTTTCTCCTTGGGGAGCACATGCGGCGACAGAAAGATCAGACGTCTGTCGTAGGCTGGACCATGGGAAGCATGACCGCGCTCGAGGCTTTGCAGCGGGGTGAAGTCCATGTCGCCGGTATGCACCTATTCGATCCAAAGAGTGGTGAGTCCAACATGCCGTTCCTCAGGCGGTCGCTGAAAGGATCCGGTTACGAAGTCGTGACGTTCGCGACTTGGGAGGAAGGACTCCTCGTTCGCCCAGGCAATCCCCTATCGATTCGCACCGCGGCCGATCTTGCTGAACCGACTGTGAGACTGGTCAATCGCGAAGCAGGCTCTGGAGCGAGACTCCTTCTCGATCAACGATTACAAGCAGCTGGAATCGCGGCGAAACACGTTCAAGGATATGACCACATTGCACTGACGCATTTTGACGTCGCGAGGGTGATTGCAACTGGCCAAGCAGACGTCGGAATTGGGATTTGTTCCGCGGCACAACACTTCGACCTTGATTTTGTGCCACTGCAAACGGCTCGGTACGATATGGTCGTCCCGAAGGCCTATCTCAAGTCCCACTCCACTCTGACGCGGCTGTTTGAAACACTTGCCAGTCGCCCGTTTCGAAACGAGATCGAAGCGTTGGGGGGATACGATACCAGCGAAACCGGGAAAGTCCGTGCCTTGCGAGCCGCCTAA
- a CDS encoding hypothetical protein (conserved exported protein of unknown function): MCLCLGLSLVFLATTAQSDSPTIHSLEDFPGTKLIYVSDYLSFIGQDHQGYVAFALDSSRGRDGNSYQAEHLVLLHDEKQGWVELEGNGRYDNTGKEIKTIPQSPSFRFAGMPYTGMAIVSESNRLSLKIPPIVRRTRTRHDGSVVSMGTAQAVLTWNGRTISGRVIYESFMMPNVNRLTHTYWDMWNEYQGFYLKMGVESDLYLHSQKSERLAPLMGFRDGFMTLNNQTDVMKDMQVEVLGRELAWGFYKWPTSWRITWTGPKGPAVLILTQVSRTNIGNWAIGGFSMAVVTGELEYGGGKLPVYGLVELIM, translated from the coding sequence ATGTGCCTCTGCCTGGGGCTTTCGTTGGTATTTCTCGCGACGACGGCCCAAAGCGATTCTCCGACCATTCACTCGCTTGAGGATTTTCCCGGTACGAAACTCATCTACGTCTCCGATTATTTATCCTTCATCGGACAGGATCACCAAGGGTATGTCGCCTTTGCGCTCGATAGCAGTCGTGGGCGAGATGGGAACTCGTATCAAGCCGAACACCTTGTCCTGCTGCATGATGAAAAACAGGGCTGGGTGGAGCTCGAGGGGAACGGGCGGTACGACAATACCGGTAAGGAGATCAAGACCATTCCGCAGTCGCCGTCCTTTCGATTTGCCGGCATGCCATACACCGGTATGGCGATTGTGAGCGAAAGTAATCGGCTGTCGTTGAAGATTCCGCCAATCGTACGACGAACCCGCACACGGCATGACGGCTCCGTGGTCTCCATGGGGACGGCTCAAGCGGTCTTGACCTGGAACGGCCGAACGATCTCGGGGCGGGTGATCTATGAATCCTTCATGATGCCGAACGTCAACCGGCTGACTCACACCTACTGGGACATGTGGAATGAATATCAAGGTTTTTATCTGAAGATGGGCGTAGAGAGTGATCTCTATCTCCATAGCCAGAAAAGTGAACGCCTCGCGCCGTTGATGGGTTTTCGTGATGGATTTATGACGTTGAATAACCAGACCGACGTGATGAAGGACATGCAGGTAGAGGTGCTTGGCCGCGAGTTAGCCTGGGGCTTTTATAAATGGCCGACCTCCTGGCGAATAACTTGGACAGGGCCCAAAGGACCGGCTGTATTGATCCTTACACAAGTCAGTAGGACCAACATCGGGAACTGGGCGATCGGAGGTTTCTCGATGGCGGTCGTGACCGGTGAACTTGAGTACGGGGGTGGGAAGTTACCAGTTTATGGGCTCGTAGAATTGATCATGTAG
- a CDS encoding metal-dependent hydrolase gives MASAFSHAFVALAFGKASHHPVMTWQVVLLGMACSIVPDLDVIGFSFGIRYGDLWGHRGLTHSLFFACLLSATLVRFWYWRTSTSAKTMLCIYFFCCTASHGVLDAMTDGGLGVAFFSPFETSRYFFTYRPVAVSPIGIGDFFTGEAFRILSSEATWIWLPTIVIVSILQGFHLIRLWRLSRNGHRPEHPGEPRKG, from the coding sequence ATGGCATCGGCATTTTCCCACGCGTTTGTTGCCCTGGCATTCGGAAAGGCTTCCCATCATCCGGTCATGACCTGGCAGGTCGTGCTTCTTGGCATGGCCTGCTCGATTGTCCCGGATCTCGACGTCATCGGCTTTTCCTTCGGCATTCGATATGGCGATCTCTGGGGACACCGAGGCTTGACCCATTCTCTCTTCTTCGCGTGCCTCCTGAGCGCCACTCTCGTGAGGTTCTGGTACTGGCGGACATCGACCTCTGCAAAGACAATGTTATGTATCTATTTCTTCTGCTGCACCGCTTCGCATGGTGTGCTGGACGCCATGACCGATGGGGGTCTAGGGGTCGCCTTTTTCTCGCCATTCGAGACAAGCCGGTACTTCTTCACGTATCGTCCGGTCGCTGTCTCTCCCATCGGGATTGGGGATTTTTTTACTGGAGAAGCATTCCGGATTCTGTCCAGCGAAGCCACATGGATTTGGCTCCCGACTATTGTGATAGTCAGCATTCTGCAAGGGTTTCACCTGATACGACTCTGGAGACTATCCCGAAACGGTCACCGACCAGAGCACCCAGGTGAACCAAGAAAAGGCTGA
- a CDS encoding putative rRNA methylase encodes MLHFRGMFDVILYQPEIPPNTGNIIRLCANSGVRLHLVKPLGFSLDDKQLLRAGLDYHEFATLTVYSSWTECAEHFKARRLFAVSTRNTQRYDCVAYAEKDAFLFGPETRGLPTTLLESFAEERRIRVPMLPESRSLNLSNAVAVVVYEAWRQVGFKNGL; translated from the coding sequence ATGCTACACTTCCGTGGCATGTTCGACGTCATTCTCTATCAGCCCGAGATTCCACCCAACACCGGCAATATTATCCGCCTCTGCGCCAACAGTGGCGTCAGGCTACACCTCGTAAAACCGTTAGGATTCTCTCTGGACGACAAACAACTGCTGCGCGCGGGGCTGGACTACCACGAGTTTGCCACACTCACTGTCTACAGTAGTTGGACTGAATGCGCGGAACACTTCAAAGCTCGCCGCCTGTTTGCCGTCTCAACGCGCAATACACAACGGTACGATTGTGTCGCCTATGCCGAGAAGGATGCATTTCTGTTTGGTCCTGAAACACGCGGCCTGCCGACCACACTGCTTGAATCGTTTGCCGAGGAACGACGCATCCGTGTGCCGATGCTCCCTGAGAGCCGCAGCCTCAATCTTTCGAATGCCGTTGCGGTAGTCGTGTACGAGGCGTGGCGGCAAGTCGGATTTAAGAACGGGTTGTAA
- a CDS encoding DNA-binding protein Fis / transcriptional regulator, Fis family, whose translation MPLETAADPASYFCQMALSSSDSSKPLQDLETDVALRAILEGTATETGQRFFEALVQNLAKALGTHGAWVTEYFPERRRLRALAFWMEGCWVPDYEIGIAGTPCEEVIDKAQLIHFPDNVLEIYPEEEELKQNKAVSYMGMPLLDIDGRILGHMAVIDRRPIPAEPHVHAIFRIFAARAATELQRLRAETEVREREEKVSRLLGSAMDAILELDEQLRINQVNPAAETVFRCSADKMLGQDFRGFLTEADAARFIQLIGELDTRQEGRRSLWIPGGLTARCPGGESFPAEATLSRFEMHRARFTTLILRNIHDRMEAEQKIQSLTAETELLREELRALHQDGALIGESQALKQVLLDIAQVAGTDTTVLIMGETGTGKELVARAIHAASNRRERPLVIVNCAAIPSTLIESEFFGHESGAFTGATKKREGRFALADKGTIFLDEVGELPLDLQSKLLRVLQEGEFDPVGSSITKKVNVRVLAATNRDLAKAIQKGVFREDLYYRLNVFPVILPPLRDRGDDVVRLATVFAQQCASKMGRSIVPLTEDYARRLKAYSWPGNVRELQNVIERAVITSTDGRLNLERALPEALAPAAFPGETREPMSRTIRTAKELEELERSNILQALEATKWKVSGEQGAAKLLGLNASTLSSRMKALKIHKPAAS comes from the coding sequence GTGCCTCTTGAAACTGCCGCTGATCCCGCCTCATACTTCTGCCAAATGGCGCTTTCGTCATCGGATTCTTCCAAGCCGCTCCAGGATCTTGAAACCGACGTCGCCCTGCGCGCGATCCTCGAAGGGACCGCCACGGAAACCGGCCAGCGGTTTTTTGAGGCTCTGGTGCAGAATCTTGCCAAGGCACTCGGCACACACGGAGCCTGGGTCACGGAATATTTTCCAGAAAGGCGGCGGCTTCGCGCTCTCGCCTTCTGGATGGAAGGTTGCTGGGTACCGGATTACGAGATTGGCATCGCGGGGACTCCCTGCGAGGAGGTGATCGACAAGGCCCAACTGATCCACTTCCCCGACAACGTGCTGGAGATCTACCCAGAAGAGGAGGAACTCAAGCAAAACAAGGCTGTCAGCTATATGGGCATGCCGCTACTGGATATCGACGGCCGCATTCTTGGCCACATGGCCGTGATCGATCGACGGCCTATTCCCGCGGAGCCGCATGTCCATGCGATCTTTCGTATCTTTGCGGCGCGGGCCGCGACCGAACTACAGCGATTACGCGCGGAAACGGAGGTGCGGGAACGAGAAGAAAAAGTCAGTCGACTGCTGGGGAGTGCGATGGATGCCATTCTCGAACTGGATGAACAGCTCCGCATCAACCAGGTCAACCCGGCGGCTGAAACCGTATTCCGATGCAGCGCCGATAAGATGCTCGGACAAGACTTTCGAGGATTTCTCACTGAGGCGGATGCTGCGCGCTTCATTCAGCTGATCGGCGAACTCGACACTCGTCAGGAAGGTCGACGTTCTCTCTGGATTCCAGGCGGGCTGACGGCACGTTGTCCAGGAGGCGAATCGTTTCCGGCGGAAGCGACGCTGTCTCGTTTCGAGATGCACCGCGCTCGATTTACGACGCTGATCCTCAGAAATATCCATGATCGGATGGAGGCGGAGCAGAAAATTCAGTCGCTCACCGCTGAAACCGAGCTCCTGCGAGAGGAACTTCGGGCGCTGCATCAAGACGGTGCCCTGATTGGAGAGAGCCAAGCTCTCAAGCAGGTGCTCCTCGATATCGCCCAAGTAGCAGGGACCGATACCACGGTCCTTATCATGGGTGAGACCGGCACCGGCAAGGAGCTGGTCGCGCGCGCAATCCATGCTGCCAGCAACCGGCGGGAACGGCCCTTGGTGATCGTCAATTGCGCCGCCATTCCCTCCACCTTGATCGAAAGTGAGTTCTTCGGCCACGAATCCGGCGCCTTCACCGGGGCGACCAAGAAGCGTGAGGGGCGCTTCGCGTTGGCTGACAAGGGAACAATCTTTCTGGATGAGGTCGGAGAATTACCGCTCGATCTTCAATCCAAACTGCTCCGCGTGCTGCAAGAGGGCGAATTCGATCCGGTTGGAAGTTCCATAACGAAAAAGGTCAATGTCCGTGTGTTAGCCGCGACGAATCGGGATTTAGCAAAGGCCATACAAAAGGGCGTATTCCGTGAGGACCTGTACTACCGCTTGAATGTCTTTCCGGTAATCCTGCCGCCGCTTCGGGATCGCGGCGATGACGTCGTCCGTCTGGCCACAGTCTTTGCCCAGCAATGTGCTTCAAAAATGGGCCGCTCTATCGTTCCACTGACAGAAGACTATGCCCGCCGCCTCAAAGCATACAGCTGGCCCGGGAACGTGCGAGAGCTGCAGAACGTGATCGAACGTGCCGTGATCACGTCGACCGATGGCCGGTTGAATTTAGAGCGTGCGTTACCCGAGGCCCTCGCACCGGCCGCCTTCCCGGGCGAAACCCGCGAGCCAATGTCGAGGACCATCCGTACTGCGAAGGAGCTGGAAGAATTGGAGCGTAGCAATATCCTTCAGGCGCTCGAGGCCACGAAGTGGAAAGTTTCGGGTGAACAGGGCGCGGCGAAACTGCTGGGCCTCAATGCCTCGACCCTATCCTCCCGTATGAAAGCCCTCAAGATTCATAAGCCTGCTGCGAGTTGA
- a CDS encoding hypothetical protein (conserved protein of unknown function): protein MTTNRDLGWWYWFMTVGLLGPGLLGWTAGLYLAMVLCAVQIIHVSWLTQNVTSFPVQVRLAYLGLLLAGLWEPLQWIHWVQLIGTSARVVVGYCFLARVLSLASWNRRLPLSWDLVARTLFSRQTVIPPCGEVFQRWWLERVLG from the coding sequence ATGACGACGAATCGAGATCTTGGCTGGTGGTACTGGTTCATGACGGTGGGATTACTCGGCCCTGGTCTCCTGGGATGGACGGCGGGGCTGTATTTGGCGATGGTGTTGTGCGCTGTTCAGATCATCCATGTGAGTTGGCTGACTCAAAACGTCACGTCCTTCCCAGTGCAGGTACGGCTTGCCTATTTGGGACTGTTGCTTGCCGGATTGTGGGAGCCACTGCAATGGATTCACTGGGTACAACTGATCGGAACGAGTGCCAGGGTCGTCGTTGGGTATTGTTTTCTGGCGCGGGTGTTGTCCTTGGCATCCTGGAATCGAAGGCTTCCACTATCGTGGGATCTCGTCGCGCGCACATTGTTTTCGCGTCAGACCGTCATACCACCCTGCGGTGAGGTGTTTCAGCGATGGTGGCTCGAACGGGTGCTTGGATGA
- a CDS encoding OsmC family protein, whose product MSEATMSGVMNGVDVERLGQTIQAVQKDPGLARSQFRAVNRWISGGHNRSTIKGFYGAGQEDTTRTKPFELDADEPHVLLGKDQGANPVEFVLHALAACLTTSLVYHAAARGIRLESVESQLEGDLDLQGFLGLSDQVRRGYKEIRVKFKVKSDASSEQLKELTKFSPVYDIVSNPVPVSIQIERK is encoded by the coding sequence ATGTCAGAGGCTACGATGAGCGGAGTCATGAATGGAGTCGATGTGGAGCGGTTGGGTCAAACGATTCAAGCCGTGCAGAAGGATCCAGGGTTGGCCAGGTCACAGTTCCGAGCCGTCAATCGCTGGATCAGTGGTGGCCACAATCGTTCAACGATCAAAGGATTCTATGGCGCAGGCCAGGAAGATACGACGCGGACAAAGCCGTTCGAGCTGGATGCCGATGAGCCTCACGTGCTGCTCGGGAAGGATCAGGGCGCGAATCCGGTGGAGTTTGTGCTCCACGCGCTGGCCGCTTGTTTGACCACCTCGCTGGTCTACCACGCGGCGGCGCGGGGGATTAGGCTTGAGTCCGTAGAGTCGCAGTTGGAGGGGGACCTTGATCTGCAGGGTTTTCTGGGTCTCTCCGACCAGGTCCGTCGAGGGTATAAGGAGATTCGCGTCAAGTTCAAGGTGAAGTCCGATGCGTCATCTGAGCAATTGAAGGAGCTGACGAAATTCTCGCCGGTCTACGACATCGTGTCGAATCCGGTTCCGGTGTCGATCCAGATTGAACGGAAATAG
- a CDS encoding hypothetical protein (conserved protein of unknown function), whose translation MDQPTSGNQPLKSEKQTIFESFRSYPGAGCFVLLLVLLRATGIPSFADASVALSVEKVAEEAKATWDSGAVIAALELLDQGIQDHPHAPALQKLRGDILSTFRDPQEAVQAYDRALAAEPTLLDAHWAKWGVLVRWGREGEAILELRSIAQIEANNPLIHWRLALELRKLDRLEESLESYKRAVRLMPELLGWRLALARARFDVLDYAGADADLQHVLQHLAPGSPLELPAKNQLAQLYESMDRGRRFKPVLTPEATADQLKEWASLRSDAWKLFEAGRYQEVEPVYRKLLALNPSDPVATQQLGLTLMQLNRCEEAIDVFGNMSNLNPKEEDFADTTYRMGQCYAELERWEDAFVHFQILYDAAVEFEEANKGIAFPAGTRVLAKDKIARWLDKVKPHVPELVKLKEAEAKREKEVNARALARTEDALLAKAIEKAKPQRTLDAGVAIAGRDADFSWFRYVIPAGKVLRDDFPTGAHEFIPLNPSDTFPSTQSEIYLVFKLVSDSFEAVPLTARCVPETREMTEDPQTTVQDRVMTAMNDRSGYFLLTLPKTGWTPGFYRCGLFAGEQTSAYSYVDEVRFRIVEPTTVRSHDLDRAAH comes from the coding sequence GTGGATCAGCCAACGAGTGGGAACCAACCCTTGAAGTCTGAGAAGCAGACCATCTTTGAGTCGTTCCGGTCCTATCCTGGGGCAGGTTGTTTCGTGCTGTTGCTTGTATTGTTGCGTGCGACAGGGATACCCTCATTCGCCGATGCTTCGGTTGCTCTCTCGGTCGAAAAAGTGGCTGAGGAAGCCAAAGCCACCTGGGACAGTGGAGCCGTGATTGCTGCGCTCGAGCTGCTCGATCAGGGTATTCAGGACCATCCTCATGCGCCTGCGCTGCAGAAATTGCGAGGGGATATCCTCTCCACGTTTCGAGACCCACAGGAGGCGGTACAAGCGTACGATCGGGCTCTTGCAGCTGAACCTACGCTGCTCGATGCGCACTGGGCGAAATGGGGGGTGTTGGTGCGGTGGGGACGAGAGGGCGAGGCAATCTTGGAGTTGCGGAGCATTGCCCAGATTGAGGCGAACAATCCACTCATCCATTGGCGACTGGCGCTCGAGCTACGAAAGCTTGATCGCTTGGAAGAATCACTGGAATCTTACAAACGAGCGGTGAGACTGATGCCTGAGTTACTTGGTTGGCGGTTGGCGCTCGCTCGTGCCCGATTTGACGTGCTGGATTATGCAGGCGCGGACGCCGACCTGCAGCATGTGCTGCAGCATTTGGCACCAGGTTCTCCGCTGGAGCTTCCGGCCAAGAACCAACTTGCGCAACTCTATGAGTCGATGGATCGGGGGCGACGTTTCAAGCCAGTGCTAACGCCTGAGGCCACGGCGGATCAGTTGAAAGAATGGGCCTCTCTTCGGTCGGATGCATGGAAGCTATTCGAAGCCGGCCGCTACCAGGAGGTCGAACCGGTGTATCGCAAGTTGTTGGCACTCAATCCCAGCGATCCCGTTGCCACCCAACAGCTCGGACTCACCCTCATGCAATTGAACCGGTGTGAAGAGGCGATAGACGTGTTCGGCAACATGTCGAACCTCAACCCGAAAGAAGAAGATTTCGCGGATACGACCTATCGGATGGGCCAGTGCTACGCCGAGTTGGAGCGGTGGGAAGATGCCTTTGTTCACTTCCAGATTCTGTATGACGCGGCCGTTGAATTTGAAGAGGCCAACAAGGGGATTGCTTTTCCAGCCGGAACTCGTGTGTTGGCGAAGGACAAGATTGCGCGTTGGCTGGACAAAGTAAAGCCCCACGTTCCTGAACTGGTGAAACTGAAAGAAGCAGAGGCGAAAAGGGAGAAGGAAGTGAACGCGCGTGCTCTCGCTCGAACAGAAGACGCGCTCCTTGCAAAGGCGATTGAAAAGGCGAAGCCACAGAGGACGCTGGATGCCGGTGTGGCGATCGCCGGGCGGGACGCGGATTTTAGCTGGTTTCGGTATGTGATTCCGGCCGGCAAAGTACTACGTGACGACTTTCCGACCGGCGCCCACGAATTCATCCCATTGAATCCGAGCGACACGTTTCCGAGCACTCAGTCTGAAATTTATTTGGTCTTTAAGCTGGTATCGGATTCATTCGAGGCCGTGCCGCTGACCGCACGATGTGTTCCGGAAACTCGCGAGATGACTGAAGATCCACAAACAACCGTTCAAGATCGCGTCATGACCGCCATGAACGATCGCTCTGGTTATTTTCTCCTCACCCTTCCAAAAACCGGCTGGACACCCGGCTTCTACCGCTGCGGCTTGTTTGCTGGAGAGCAGACTTCGGCTTACTCGTATGTGGATGAGGTGAGGTTTAGGATTGTCGAACCTACCACTGTCAGGAGTCATGATCTGGACAGAGCTGCGCACTAA
- a CDS encoding hypothetical protein (conserved protein of unknown function) codes for MGDEAGGRKDLWDKWESFAKILAGVCAAAGAIAIPWFINHYTEENRKSQVYVQMMTEREKSDTSIRENMFRALLDGYLKTLGDDVKNEDLESFRKRIVFLELLTVNFQEFFNAKPLFEEVYDKLVEHRDTAKDASSRSAWMGLVKKITGVAKETASRQATTLNTIGDSVVFTMRTGEMGCVHLYEKLGIETLRKGDGVTRFKNFEEGECLPVQAAQGAGTSGTTIPMSQDQNRQESLITKGYQKRQSIQIRVVEVKEAGVAVEVTVYGDFFNGNTYVGSEPGRGFPVNVSYFDLPYMDNIKLVDGNRFALVLNGIYGGSDGNESAEADIEAIRFRNDFMSLRDRPLFEEMLKKLQQNSAAR; via the coding sequence ATGGGCGATGAAGCAGGAGGTAGGAAGGATCTGTGGGACAAGTGGGAATCCTTCGCCAAGATCCTGGCCGGAGTCTGTGCCGCCGCGGGAGCGATCGCGATTCCGTGGTTTATCAATCACTACACGGAGGAGAATCGCAAGTCTCAAGTGTATGTTCAGATGATGACTGAACGGGAAAAGTCCGATACGAGCATCAGAGAGAACATGTTTAGGGCCCTGTTGGATGGCTATCTCAAAACTCTCGGGGACGATGTCAAAAATGAGGATTTGGAATCCTTTCGAAAACGTATTGTGTTTCTTGAGCTTCTGACGGTGAACTTTCAGGAGTTCTTCAATGCCAAGCCGTTGTTTGAGGAAGTCTATGACAAGCTGGTGGAACATCGGGACACGGCGAAGGATGCATCCTCACGCTCCGCGTGGATGGGGTTGGTGAAGAAGATTACGGGGGTTGCCAAAGAGACTGCTTCGAGACAGGCTACGACGCTGAATACGATCGGCGACAGTGTGGTGTTTACGATGAGAACAGGCGAAATGGGTTGCGTGCATCTGTATGAGAAGTTAGGCATTGAAACTCTTCGAAAGGGTGACGGGGTGACTCGCTTCAAGAATTTTGAGGAGGGCGAGTGTCTGCCCGTTCAAGCAGCACAGGGAGCGGGAACGTCAGGGACTACTATACCGATGAGCCAAGATCAGAACCGCCAAGAGTCGCTGATTACCAAGGGGTATCAGAAGAGGCAATCCATCCAGATCCGTGTCGTAGAAGTGAAAGAGGCAGGCGTGGCTGTTGAAGTGACGGTCTATGGCGACTTCTTCAATGGGAATACGTATGTCGGCAGCGAACCGGGGAGAGGATTCCCGGTCAATGTTTCCTATTTTGATCTGCCGTACATGGACAACATCAAATTGGTTGACGGGAATCGGTTTGCACTGGTCCTGAATGGCATCTACGGAGGATCGGATGGCAACGAAAGCGCCGAGGCAGATATCGAGGCGATCCGCTTTAGGAATGATTTCATGAGTCTGCGGGACCGCCCTCTCTTCGAGGAGATGCTCAAGAAGCTTCAACAGAATTCTGCGGCTCGTTGA
- a CDS encoding hypothetical protein (conserved protein of unknown function), whose amino-acid sequence MRKATRKKETKAFSEAVGRALRRAAKAARKTAKMYGTPIYVWENGKVVAKKP is encoded by the coding sequence ATGAGGAAAGCGACACGGAAGAAAGAGACGAAGGCCTTTTCTGAAGCGGTCGGCCGCGCACTCCGCCGAGCCGCCAAGGCGGCCCGGAAAACCGCCAAGATGTACGGGACACCGATCTATGTGTGGGAAAACGGCAAAGTGGTGGCGAAGAAACCCTGA
- a CDS encoding Zeta toxin family protein, which translates to MSGRKNFAFESTLSGRTYLHLLQTWKATGYTIKIVFLSLLSSKLSLERVAARVEQGGHDVPRVDVIRRFDRSWHNFHTLYRPLADTWSVYENSGDAPRLLEEGP; encoded by the coding sequence GTGAGCGGTCGGAAGAACTTTGCGTTTGAGAGCACTCTGAGTGGAAGAACATACCTGCATCTCTTACAGACCTGGAAGGCGACAGGGTATACAATCAAAATTGTCTTTCTTTCTCTGTTATCATCCAAGCTTTCACTAGAACGAGTCGCGGCCAGGGTCGAACAAGGTGGACATGATGTCCCTCGTGTCGATGTCATCCGGCGTTTCGACCGTAGCTGGCACAACTTTCATACGCTCTATCGACCACTGGCAGACACCTGGTCGGTCTATGAGAATTCAGGCGACGCTCCACGACTGCTGGAGGAAGGCCCATGA